The following are from one region of the Neurospora crassa OR74A linkage group III, whole genome shotgun sequence genome:
- a CDS encoding copper-transporting ATPase gives MCCGQELHQVAANIKAIRNLKVSVPHKQVDFDVNLGLASAADVIEQIQRSTTWKCERVIEEACSLDIVPENAAGFASRPLPMGVAQVSIIDKKLVRIYYDPKVIGARDLVQSGFGGPPLTLAKSSVDQNMTAGWKNVRHLFVMTMLSWILTIPVLVLAYLPQSGKRMISYGYASLALATLVQIFVAGPFYREALSPLIKSGAINMEFLVVLSTTTAYIFSVVSFALLVCGRPLSTGQFFETSTLLVTLIMVGRFLAAFAQHKAVASVSKVKSLQSHDALLVDEDGSNEMEIDARLLQYGDYFKVVPGAKIPTDGIVVEGDSEVDESMITGESRPVVKTEGSEVIAGTVNGSGALRVRLTTVPGNNTISVIMTMVHKAKVAKTKIEGIADRVAGYLVRAVLCLTGITLIIWCVVGVKVHKLRAAEAIVQALTYAITVLIVSCPCAIGLAVPMVNTMVSGLAGDRGILFKSLNAVEIARTTSHVVLDKTGTLTKGELDVHDVHFMESDSNTSKSLLLGLLHDIKHPAAASVSTYLLSMGVTPEVITHQKALPGRGVEGHSPSGQVLRAGNSRWLGLESDPTVQRILSQGYTAFCFTIDGTLAAIFGLHDTLRPEAPSVIAQLRQRGISIHIISGDDDLAVRSVARQLDIPEHCIRSRCKPEEKEAYITRLLIPPPPSPAPPRTRFRRSFFRSPPKSNKPPTVLFCGDGTNDAIALARATVGVHMASTSTSGSGSNDNVAVAEAAADVVLIRSNLTGILTLLDMSEKAMRRIRFNFGWSFIYNVFAILLAGGLFEVVRNGRGVRIPPQYAGLGELVSILPVLGGSLTLRWARFAGDEHVKKGEIVEKEDGDGGEDGGENGSGSGRKKWLAGVWKRGVR, from the coding sequence ATGTGCTGCGGCCAAGAACTCCATCAAGTGGCCGCTAACATCAAGGCCATCCGGAATCTCAAAGTCAGCGTGCCACACAAGCAGGTGGACTTTGACGTCAATCTGGGCCTCGCGTCGGCTGCCGACGTCATAGAACAAATTCAAAGGTCAACTACCTGGAAGTGTGAGCGGGTCATCGAGGAAGCATGCAGTCTTGACATTGTCCCTGAAAATGCAGCCGGGTTTGCCTCTAGACCATTACCCATGGGAGTGGCCCAGGTCTCAATCATCGACAAGAAGCTTGTCAGGATCTACTACGATCCCAAAGTCATTGGCGCCAGAGATTTGGTGCAGTCTGGGTTTGGGGGGCCTCCTCTGACACTCGCCAAAAGCTCGGTCGACCAAAACATGACCGCTGGCTGGAAAAACGTTCGTCATTTGTTCGTTATGACGATGCTCTCTTGGATCCTGACCATTCCTGTCCTTGTCTTGGCTTACCTCCCACAATCCGGAAAGCGGATGATTTCGTACGGGTATGCATCCCTAGCCCTTGCGACACTTGTCCAAATTTTCGTCGCTGGCCCCTTTTACCGCGAGGCTTTGAGCCCACTGATCAAGTCGGGGGCCATCAACATGGAATTCTTGGTTGTGCTCAGCACCACTACCGCCTACATCTTCTCCGTGGTGTCGTTTGCACTCTTGGTATGCGGGCGTCCCCTGTCGACAGGTCAGTTCTTCGAGACGAGCACCTTGCTTGTGACTCTGATCATGGTCGGCCGCTTCCTTGCCGCTTTTGCACAGCACAAGGCTGTCGCGTCCGTGTCCAAGGTCAAGTCGCTCCAGTCTCATGACGCCCTTCTTGTTGATGAGGACGGAAGTAACGAGATGGAGATTGACGCACGCCTGCTTCAGTATGGGGATTACTTCAAGGTTGTTCCGGGTGCCAAGATCCCCACCGACGGCATTGTCGTCGAGGGTGATTCGGAAGTGGACGAGTCCATGATCACTGGCGAGTCGCGACCCGTTGTCAAGACTGAAGGATCCGAGGTGATCGCAGGGACAGTCAACGGCTCGGGAGCTCTTCGGGTGCGGCTTACGACTGTTCccggcaacaacaccatcagcGTCATCATGACCATGGTGCACAAGGCAAAGGTAGCCAAAACCAAGATCGAGGGTATTGCCGACCGCGTGGCCGGGTATCTCGTCCGCGCTGTTCTTTGTCTGACAGGCATCACCCTGATCATCTGGTGCGTTGTTGGTGTCAAGGTACACAAACTACGCGCTGCCGAGGCCATCGTTCAAGCGCTCACCTATGCCATTACTGTTCTCATAGTCTCCTGTCCTTGCGCTATCGGACTAGCAGTTCCAATGGTCAACACCATGGTCAGCGGGCTGGCAGGTGACAGAGGAATTCTCTTCAAGTCGTTGAATGCCGTGGAGATTGCCCGCACAACATCCCACGTCGTACTTGACAAGACAGGCACCCTCACCAAGGGGGAACTCGACGTCCATGATGTGCATTTCATGGAGAGCGACTCTAACACCTCCAAGTCCCTACTACTTGGGTTGCTGCACGACATCAAACATCCCGCCGCCGCATCAGTGTCTACCTATCTTCTCTCTATGGGAGTAACCCCTGAAGTGATCACCCACCAGAAAGCCCTTCCAGGCCGAGGCGTCGAAGGCCACTCGCCATCCGGCCAAGTACTTCGCGCAGGAAACTCACGCTGGCTAGGCCTCGAGTCCGACCCAACCGTCCAGCGCATCTTATCCCAAGGCTACACCGCCTTCTGCTTCACCATCGACGGTACCCTAGCAGCCATCTTCGGGCTCCACGACACGCTCCGCCCCGAAGCACCATCTGTCATCGCCCAACTGCGCCAACGCGGCATCTCTATCCACATTATCTCAGGCGATGACGACCTCGCCGTTCGCTCCGTTGCTCGCCAACTCGATATTCCCGAGCACTGCATTCGCTCCAGGTGCAAAcccgaagaaaaggaagcctATATTACTCGTCTCCTCATCCCAccgccaccatcaccagcgcCACCCCGTACCCGTTTCCGTCGCTCCTTTTTCCGCAGCCCACCAAAATCCAACAAACCTCCTACTGTCCTCTTCTGCGGCGACGGCACCAACGACGCCATTGCCCTCGCCCGCGCCACCGTCGGCGTGCACATggcctctacctctacctccgGATCCGGATCCAACGATAACGTAGCCGTAGCCGAAGCAGCCGCCGACGTGGTGCTCATCCGATCCAACCTCACCGGCATCTTGACGCTACTGGACATGAGCGAAAAAGCCATGCGCAGGATTAGGTTTAATTTTGGGTGGAGTTTTATCTATAATGTGTTTGCGATCTTGTTGGCGGGAGGATTGTTTGAGGTTGTAAGAAATGGACGAGGGGTAAGGATACCGCCGCAGTATGCGGGGTTGGGGGAGTTGGTGAGTATCTTGCCGGTGTTGGGGGGCAGTTTGACGTTGAGGTGGGCGAGGTTTGCGGGGGATGAACATGTCAAGAAGGGTGAGATTGTGGAAaaggaggatggtgatgggggaGAAGATGGGGGAGAAaatgggagtgggagtgggaggaaAAAGTGGCTTGCTGGGGTGTGGAAGCGAGGGGTGAGGTGA
- a CDS encoding transporter smf2 translates to MCASASRTDEPRKSQGFNQSPNPLSADLTTNQDLDGIVNQRANRTGSGGTGISAQLRQDGVGDDGGGLPRPERDRPPGGDMIKTPSSTVSSPTNPQPSPPPSSNQVEAPSPGSVKQAKSRLGQIKHALITFGQFVGPGVMISVAYIDPGNYATDIAAGASYRFKLLFIVLLSNLFAILLQSLAIKLGTVTGLDLSSACRAFLPRWLNYFIYALAEIAIIATDIAEVIGTAIAFNLLSPKIPLVAGCALSIIDVMLILVFYNPNGQMKGLRIFEFFVCILVMGVVACFCIQLSMISNTSVGEVFKGYLPSSAVIEQQGLYQACGILGATVMPHSLFLGSGIVQPRLRAYDEQRGLLPAEPVSANSSDTNSDYADKVHYVPSQSAIKHSLKYSIAELALSLFTFALFVNSAILIVAGASLYQNPTALDADIFAIHSLLSSSISPAAGTIFALALLLSGVSAGIVCTIAGQMVSEGALRWKMRPWLRRLITRSISITPSILIAAVVGKDGLNAALQGSQVALSVVLPFVTAPLIWFTSRDRYMMVMPGGARYQVEEEEAVGDKRRLFSAKRGWLGRKMGNSNNGGEEGGVKMANSWLTTIVAGLVWGLMAVMNVANLVLLGKGNS, encoded by the exons ATGTGTGCGAGTGCTTCGCGTACAGATGAGCCCCGAAAAAGCCAGGGCTTCAACCAGAGCCCCAACCCACTCTCAGCCGATCTGACGACGAACCAAGACTTGGACGGAATCGTCAATCAGAGAGCAAACCGAACCGGTAGTGGTGGGACGGGAATCTCGGCCCAGTTACGCCAAGATGGTGTcggcgatgatggtggtgggttgcCGAGGCCAGAGCGAGATCGACCACCGGGTGGTGATATGATCAAGACACCCTCATCAACCGTGTCgtcaccaaccaaccctcaGCCAAGCCCGCCTCCCTCTTCCAatcaagtggaagctccttctcctggcAGTGTCAAGCAAGCAAAAAGCCGTCTAGGACAAATCAAGCATGCCCTCATTACCTTTGGCCAGTTTGTGGGTCCCGGGGTCATGATCTCGGTGGCATACA TCGACCCGGGTAATTATGCCACCGATATTGCTGCCGGCGCATCTTATCGCTTCAAGTTACTTTTCATCGTCCTCCTGAGTAACCTATTCGCCATTCTTCTGCAAAGTCTAGCTATCAAGCTCGGCACCGTCACCGGCTTGGACCTCTCCTCCGCTTGTAGAGCCTTTCTCCCACGATGGCTGAACTACTTTATCTACGCACTGGCTGAGATTGCCATTATCGCAACAGATATTGCCGAG GTCATCGGCACCGCTATTGCCTTCAACCTCTTGTCTCCCAAGATACCTCTTGTCGCAGGATGTGCCCTCTCCATTATCGATGTCAtgctcatcctcgtcttctaCAACCCGAATGGCCAAATGAAAGGCCTGCGCATCTTTGAGTTTTTTGTCTGCATTCTGGTCATGGGCGTAGTGGCCTGTTTCTGCATCCAGCTCTCCATGATCTCCAACACCAGCGTTGGTGAAGTATTCAAGGGTTACCTACCTTCCAGCGCCGTGATTGAACAGCAGGG CCTCTACCAAGCCTGCGGCATCCTCGGCGCAACCGTCATGCCGCAcagcctcttcctcggctCCGGCATTGTCCAACCCCGTCTCCGCGCCTACGACGAACAACGTGGTCTCCTCCCTGCCGAACCCGTTTCCGCCAACTCATCCGACACCAACAGCGACTACGCCGACAAAGTCCACTACGTCCCCTCCCAGTCCGCCATCAAGCACTCGCTCAAGTACTCCATTGCCGAACTCGCCCTCTCCCTATTCACTTTCGCCCTCTTCGTCAACTCGgccatcctcatcgtcgccgGTGCCTCCCTATACCAAAACCCCACCGCTCTCGACGCCGACATCTTCGCCATCCACTCGTTGCTTTCgtcctccatctcccccgCCGCAGGGACCATCTTCGCCCTCGCCTTGCTCTTATCGGGTGTCTCGGCAGGTATTGTCTGCACCATCGCCGGGCAAATGGTCAGCGAGGGCGCGTTGCGGTGGAAGATGCGGCCCTGGCTGCGCAGACTTATTACGCGGTCCATCAGCATCACGCCTTCTATTCTTATTGCTGCCGTGGTGGGGAAAGACGGGTTGAATGCTGCGTTGCAGGGGAGTCAGGTGGCGTTGAGCGTGGTGTTGCCGTTTGTGACGGCGCCGCTGATTTGGTTCACGAGCAGGGATCGGTacatgatggtgatgccggGCGGGGCGAGGTAtcaggtggaggaggaggaggcagtgGGGGATAAGAGGCGGTTGTTTTCGGCGAAGAGGGGATGGTtggggaggaagatgggTAATAGCAACAAcggtggagaggagggaggagtgaAGATGGCGAATTCGTGGCTGACTACGATTGTGGCGGGGCTGGTTTGGGGGCTGATGGCTGTCATGAATGTAGCGaatttggtgttgttgggaAAAGGCAATAGCTAG